The window CCCAGAGAAGGAACGCGTGCCACTCCCATAGCCAAAGCTGGCGGGAGAGAGCGATGGGGTGTTCTCGGGCGGCGTGGAGGAGTTCGTTCGCGGAGAGCGGCATCGGCGCGGTGTGAAAGATGCGGCTGGCGATGCGGATGAGCGGAATTACCAGGATGAGTTCGAGCGGATAGACGATGTGGTTGCCGAGTTGAGAGGCAGCCACGTTGAGACGAAGGATAAAAGCTACTGCGAGGCAAAGGATCGTGGTGCTGCCAAGGATGGGATTGATGCCGATGAGCAAACCGGCTGCGATACTCCAGGCGAGTTTCTCTGGGGATGCTCCCATGCGCAAGAGTGCCAGGACGGGAAGAGCGACGCGGCGGTAGAGCCAATTGTGATGGATGGGGTGGGTGGTCGGCGCGGGTACGCTGAGGTTGGATTCGCTGGGTTGCACTGATGACAGGATAGACTGCGCAACGAGGGTTTGTGCGCGTGGATCATGTTGGGAGAGATGAGGATTTGGTCTGGTGAATTTTTTTCGGGCAGTGGGACGGAGTGTTCGGTTGGTAGGAATGTTTGTGGTTGCCGGCACGGAGTTGGTTGTGAAGCGTCCTTCGACACGAGAGGAGCGCGCTGATTGGCTGCATCGATTTTGTGCAAGTTCGTTGCGCGGGTTTGGGATTGACGTCAGTGTGGTGGGGAGGTTTCCAGAGCGCGGAGCGGTGATTTCGAATCATCTGAGCTATCTGGATATCATCGTGTTTGCGGCGTTGCATCCTTGCGTGTTTGTGTCGAAGGCGGAGATTCGAAGCTGGCCGGTTGTGGGATGGATGACGACGATGTCGGGGACGGTTTATGTTGAGCGCGGCCACGGTGGATCTGCGGTAAAGGCCCGCAAAGGGATGCAAGAGGTGGTGGATGCGGGACTTCCGGTGGTGTTTTTTCCCGAGGGAACGACGAGTAATGGGAGTGGGTTGTTGAAGTTCCACAGCGGCTTGTTAGCGCAGGTGCTTGACGGTGGCGCACCTGTAACGGCAGCTTACGTGCGCTACAACTTTGGACTGAGCAATGGGCCTGACGTGAGTATCGCGGACGATGTCTGCTACTGGGGTGAACGCAGTATGTGGGGTCATGTCTTTGCGTTTCTAGGTCTTCGCGGGGTTCGAGCAGAAATTCGGTTTGCTGAGGCGCCGATTGCGTTTTCAAGCGATGCACTGCACCGGAAGCAGGCGGCGGTGGAGGCGTGGACGGCAGTTGCGGCGTTAGGGCAGGTGGGAGCTGTGAAGGTGGGGTGAGCAGGGAGGTGCACCATTTTTTGTTCAACGAATGTTCACTTGCCATGAACACTCTGTAACAAAAGACAAAGCAGACTGACATCGAACGCAGCACATCCTGGACGTTGTAAGGAGAGTCGATGCTCACAGTCACTGAGTCGCCGATCGTACTTCTGCCCAATCGAGCTGTATCCCCGGAGTTGCCGTCAAAGAAAGATATACGACTGGAAGCGGGGAACTATGTGGTGCGTTTGGCGCTATCCGTAGGAGAACGGGCTGCCGCATTTCGGTTGCGCTTTCTGGTGTTCAACCTGGAGATGAACGAAGGGCTTGAGTCGGCGTATGTCGATGGTTATGACAAGGACCACTTCGACGATGTGTGCGACCACATGATTGTCCAGGAGCAGAGTACGGGCGCGATTGTGGGAACGTATCGGATGCAGATGGGTGATGTAGCAGGGCAATATTTTGGGTATTACAGTGAGCAGGAGTTTTGCTTTGCGCCGTATGAGGCGATGCGCGGGCAGATTGTGGAGTTGGGACGGGCTTGTATCAGCCGGGAACATCGCTCGTCTGAGGTGTTGCATCTTTTGTGGCGCGGAATTGCGCGGTATGCGTTGGTCAATGGCGGCCGCTACATGATGGGATGCTGCTCATTGACGTCGCAGGATGCGGATATGGGGCATGCGGTGTATGAGTCGCTGCAGAGCTGCATGGTGGAACGCTCGCTGCTGACTGTCGCTACGCCGGAGTTTGCGTTGCCTGCGGCGAAAACGAAGACACCCGATGTGCGAGCGCCGAAGTTGCTGCGGGCTTATCTGACGATTGGAGCGAAGATCTGCAGCGAGCCTGCGATCGATCGTAGCTTCAAGACGATTGATTTTCTGACCCTGCTGGATTTGCAGACGCTGCATCCGCGGGTGGCGAAGAGATTTCTTGAGGGATGCTGAAGTGAGGGCGGCACGGTCGGTCAGGTCGCTTTTGCGGTCGCTATGGCGCGGTGCGCTATTTGTTACTTTGTTGCTGGCGGCGGCGGTGGATTGCATGTTTCGGCGGCCGAAGGTGGAAGCTGAGGGGGCGGTGTGGATCCACGGGTGGTGTCGACGGATTGTCAGGGCATTGGGGTTCGAGTGTGGTGTTGAGGGGGTGATGCCGACGGGTGGAGCTGTGGTGTCGAATCACCTGAGCTATCTGGATATTCTGCTGTATAGCTCGGTGCAGCCGTTTGTGATGGTGGCGAAGACGGAGGTGCGCGGCTGGCCGTTGCTGGGCTGGCTGACGGCGCAGGCTGGGACTGTGTATGTGGAGCGCGGCGGTGGCCCGAAGACGTATCCGGCGGTGAATGCGGCGATGGCTGAGGCTTATCGGAGTGGATTGCCGGTGCTGTTCTTCCCGGAGGGGACGACGACGGATGGAGTTGGTGTGCTGGCGTTTCGTCGGGGGTTGTTCCATTCGGTGCTGCATGACGGGATTGCGTTGCGGACTACGGCGCTGCGATACACGCTTGATTCGCATGGTGTGAATGGCGATGCGACGGTTGGTGAGGATGTCTGCTGGTGGGGCGATATGGAGTTTGCCTCGCATATGTTTCGGTTGCTTGGGCTGCGGGGACTGCGAGCGCAGATTCGGTTTGGTGAAGAGATCGTTGAGCGGGCCGACCGATTTGTGTTGTCGGCGGGGGCGCAGGCGGTTGTGGCGGAGATGTATGAGGAGCTAGGCGGAGGGGTTGGGGCGCGATTGAGGTGGGAGCACGACGCCGAGTTGGTGGAGGCGTTGTAAGACCTGCTCGACCGACCAATCGAGGGCGTCTGTGCCTTCTACGGTGATGGATGCGTGAGCGGCTGAGGGCAGAACGTAGAGATCGGCCATCGGCTTGGCGGTTGCGTCGAACTGGGCGCGAACGCTCGCTTCGGTGCGGCCGCGTTCGCGCATGTCGCGGTAGATGCGGCGGTTGAGGCAGATCTGATTTGGGGCGTTGACGTAGATGCTGAAGTCGTAGAGGGAGCGCAGCGCTTCGTAGTGGAGGGCGAGAATGCCTTCGACGATGAGGAACTCGGTTGGCGCGATGAGTTCGGTCTGGTTCGTCACGCGGGTGTGGTTGGCGAAGTCGTAGATTGGGCGGTTGATCGATTCGCGGTTGGCGAGGGCGCGGATATGTTCAGCGAGCAGCGCGTGTTCGATGGAGTCGGGGTGGTCGAAGTTTTGGAAGGGGCGATCTTCCGGGGGGAGGTGGCCGAGGTCGCAGTAGTAGAAGTCGAGTGGGAGGAGTGTTGCGTTGAATTGTGAGGTGAGTTCTTTGGCCAGGGTGGTTTTGCCGGAGCCGGAGCAGCCTGCGATACCTAGGATGAAGGGGCGGCGGGGTAAGGTGAGCTGCTCGGGGGTCGACGGTGGAATTGGTTCTGTCACGGTTACGATTTAGCTTTGCTGGCTACGAGCTGTTCGATTGCGATCTGCGGGATAAGGGCGGTAAGGAGGCTAGTGAACTGTTTTTCTGCGTAGCGGCCGGTCTCCATAACCTCTTCGTGATTGATCTTCTGGTCGAGAACGCCGGCTGCCATGTTGGTTACGAGCGAGAGTCCGAGGACGTCGAGGCCCATATGACGGGCTACGATGGTCTCGTGAACGGTGGACATGCCGACGAGGTCGGCGCCGAGGGTGCGGAAGGCGCGGATCTCGGCGGGGGTCTCGAAGCTGGGGCCGAGGACGGCGAGGTAGACGCCTTCGGTGAGGAGAAACTCCTGTCGGGCAGCCTCTTCGATGGCGAGGGTACGGAGTTTGAGGGAGTAGGCGGTGCTCATGTCGAAGAAGCGTTGGCCTGCGCCGGGGACCATGGAGAAGCGGGGCTCGTTGGGGCCAAGGGCGGCGTTGGTTCCGGTGAGGTTGATGTGGTCGGAGATGGCGACCAGAGAGCCCTGTTGCAGGTTGGTGCGGATGCCGCCTGCAGCGTTGGTGACGATGAGGGTCTTGCAGCCGAGAAGGCCGAGGACACGGGTGGGGAAGGTGACCTCGGAGATGGGGTAGCCTTCATAGGCGTGGACGCGGCCCTGCATGACCGCAACCGTGACTCCGGCGATGGTGCCGAGGACGAGGTGGCCGGAGTGGCCCTGGACGGTTGACCGTGGGAAGTTTGGGATGTCGGCGTAGGGGATGCGTGTGGCGTCTTTGACGTGGGTGGCGAAGTTGCCCAGACCGGAGCCGAGTATGACGCCGATTGACGGCAGGAGCGGCGTCCTGGCATGGATGAAGTCGGCAGCGGATTGGGCCTTGCTGTAGATATCGGTCATAAAGGTGTTGTGTTGCGCCTTGCAGGGGTCCCCCCCCCCCGGGGGTGGGTATATCTAACTCTCCCAAAATCAGTCATTTGCGAAAAAGGCTCCTCGCAAAAATTTCATTCTAAATGGGTTGCGGGCAAAAATGTGTAACGAAAGGACTTAGCTCGATATCTCCCTGCCGGTTCAGTCTAACTTGTGTGGTTATCCCACTGTTAATAGTTTATCGAGTGAGCCGGGGGAAATGCGCCACGGTTTTGGGATTTATTTTTTCCTGGACCAGGATGCGGAAGTGCTTGATTGACGCGGGTTTTGTGGCACTGCAGGTTGTTTTACTTTATTTTGCGTGAGCGCCGGGGGCTTGACAGAAAAAGGCGACGTTGAGCCGGGAGAGTTGCAGGCAAGTGTTCAGGGTGCGGAGTGTTCTTCGGAGTAGTGGACGTGGACCAGCCGCCAATTTCCAGATTCTTTGCGGTAGACCTGGGTTTCGACTCCATGTGTTGTAATGGCCAATCCGTCTTTCCGCATCGTGGCATGAAAGGTCCAGTGAAATTCCGACCATCCTGCGTTGCCGTTTATGTGAATCTCTACACCCCGCGTCTCAAGATTGCGTGCCGAGAACATGCCTCCCATTACGTTCTGAAAGACATGCTGCTCGATGGCATCGAATCCGTGTTCCTCGCCCAGGGGATAGATGAACGAGACCTCGGGTGAGTGAGACCAGATCTGCGAGAGCAGGTTTAGATCGACGGTATCCACAGCTTTGGCGTACTGCTCGATGAGGTGGTGGATCGCCGCGATGTCACGCTCAGAGCCGGTATCTGGCTGGGCAGCAGCAAACGCAGGCATGAGGCAGAGAGTAGCGGCGAGCAAGATGCGGGTGACCATGACGCCCCCAGTCTACCCCGACGGCGGGTTTGGGAAAGATCTGGCGCGGGTGACGTTTTAATGAGAGGGTTTTGTTCGTGAGCGGGTGCTGTCGATGGTGAACGCGAGTGTCAGTTCTACGGACGATGTTGCGCGGGCGTTTGCCTCGATCCATACCGAGTCGGGCGCGAGCCTGCTGGAGCTGGTGGAGGCTTCGCCGGTGCTGCTGATCTTCCTGAGACACTTTGGGTGTTCTTTTTGCCGTCAGGCAATCAGCGATGTCTCGGATCTTCGTGAGGAGCTGGCGCGGCGTGGGGTGCGGCCAGTGTTCGTGCATCTGGGTACACCGGAGCGTGCGAAGCCGTTCTTCGATTACTACGGGATCGGAGATGTAGAGCGGGTCAGCGATCCGGAGGCCAGGATCTATCGGGATCCGGTCTTCCTGTTGCCGCGGATTCATCCGGCGCTGACGTTGCTTCAGCCAGCGGTGTGGATTGGCTGGTTGAAGGGAGCGATCTTCAAGCATGGGATTGGGGCGATCAAAGAAGATGGCGAGCAGATGCAGGGACTCTTTTTTCTGAAGGGGCCGAAGATCGTGCGGCAGTTTCGGTATCGGACGATTGCGGATGAGCCGGATTATTTGAAGCTGATTGGGTGAAGCTTCTGTCCTGCCGGACGGGCCCATTGCGCGTGGGGCGGCCACTTCGTGGCGGGTGTACCTTTTTTTGCCTGGTGATCGACGATGGCCCTCCCTTCGGTCGGGAGGAGAGGCTGCTTCAGAGAACTTTTGCTACGACTATGGTTAGGTCGTCCTCTTGTTCCATTGTTCCGGCGAAGGTGGATACGGAGTCGGTGATATCGGTTATGACTGCGGCCGCAGGTTCGGCGGCTTTGCTGAGGAGGAGTCTCTGCAGACGATCGATGGAGAATTGCTCTCCCTGGGTGTTCTCCTGCTCGGTGACGCCGTCGGTGTAGAGGGCGAGGATGTCGCCTGGTTTTATGGGGATGATGGTGTTTGCGTATTGTGCGTCGGGAAGAATCCCTACGATAGGCCCTGCTTCCTCTAGAAGCAGCGATTCTCCTGTGCTGGGACAGAGGAGCAGAGGTGGGTTGTGTCCTCCGCAGGCGTACTCCAATGTGTGGAGGGTGGTGTTGAAGCGCGCGTAGAAGATGGTGATGAAGGTTGCGGGGTTGGTGATCTGTTGGAGGACTTCGTCGAGATCTTTGATGATGGCCGCGGGGCCGCTGAGTTCACCGGCGCGCAGGCGCAGGGCGACGGCCAGCGATGGCATGAGAAGGGAGGCGGCTGCGCCTTTGCCTGAGACGTCGGCGATGACGACATCGATGATGTCGGGGGCGATCTGGAAGAAGTCGTAGTAGTCGCCGCCGAGCAGGCGTGCTGTCTGCATTCCGGCTGCGAGTTCGAGGCCAGGAACGATGGGAGGTTTTGGCAGGACGCGGCGCTGAACTTGAGAGGCCAGGACAAGATCGTTTTCGTACTCGTCGCGTTGCCGTCGAACCTCTGCTGCAAGACGGACGCGTTGTCTTGCGATAAGGGTGACGACAAAACCTACGATGAGGAAGCCGGCCAGGCCAAGGATGACGCGGTAGATTCTGAGATCGATGTCGGGAGCTGGGCCGAAGAGTTCTTCGAGGAAGGTGCAGAGGACGGCTAGGGAGATTGTGATGGGAAGGGGGTTGACCAGAGCACAGAGGGCGATGGGGAGGACGTAGAGATAGCCCATGGAGAGGTTGGCGACGACCTTCCAGTCGGTGTAGGCGACGGCGGCGACCGCGAGAACGACGATGACGTTCAACAGCGTGGTGGTTCTGTTCTCTTCGGATCGAATGAGTCGCTTGTATTCGTCGGTGCTTTTTCTGGACTTCGTGAAGGCCATTCTTGCGGCTCCGTTGGCGAGGGCGCGTTCGAAAGAGAATTTTACGGCAGCATCCGTACGGACGTCTTAGGGCTATTCGGCGGATGGCTTATTTGATGAGCATGGAGACGATGCTGGCGGACATGAGGTTGGCCATGGTGCCGGCTAACATGGCGCGGATGCCTAGTTGGGCGAGGTCGTTGCGGCGGTTGGGGACGAGGGCTCCGATGCCTCCGATCTGCATGCCGATGGAGCCTACGTTGGCGAAGCCGCAGAGGGCGAAGGTGGCGATGGAGAAGGTGCGTGGGGTGAGGGTGGATTTGATGGCGCCTAGTTGGGTGAAGGCGACGAACTCGTTGATCATGGTGCGGGTGCCGAGGAGGTTGCCGATGGTGCGGGCTTCGTGCCAGGGGATGCCGATGAGCCAGGCGATGGGGGCTCCGACGACGCCGAGGATGGCGTTGAGTGAGTGCGGGAAGGGGATGTGGCCGTGGGCCCAGGCGAAGTTGGAGATGCCGAGCATGATGGCGTTGAAGAGGCCGACGAGAGCGACGAAGCTGATGAGCATGATGGCGACGTTGAAGGCGAGCTTGCCGCCGTCGAGGGTACCGCGGGCGATGGAGGCGATGAAGTTTTCGTCTTTGTGCTCTTCGTTTGGCGGCATGTGGACGGTGCCGATGGTGGCAGGGACTTCGGTTTCGGGGACGAGCATTTTGGCGACGAGGATGGTGCCGGGCGCGGTCATGATGACGGCGGAGAGGAGATCTTGCGCGTTGATGCCGAAGCTGATGTAGGCGGCCATGATGCCGCCGGAGACGTGGGCCATGCCGGAGGTCATGATGACCATGAGCTCGCTGCGGGTGGCGCCGGCGAGGAAGGGGCGGATGGTGAGGGGGGCTTCGGTCTGACCCATGAAGATGCTGGCGGCTACGTTGGTGGACTCGGCACCGGAGGTTCCCATGGTGCGCTGCATGATCCAGGCGACGATGCGGATGATGTGTTGCATGAGGCCGATGTGGTACATGATGGCGAAGAAGGCGCTGACGAAGATGATGGTGGGGAGGACAGCGAAGGCGAGGACGGCGAGGGGGTTGCCGGGTGTACCGAGGGGGCCGAAGACGAGCGAGGAGCCGTCGACCGAGTGCGCGAGGAGGGAGGTGATGACGGCGCTGACGTTGTGGAGGATGATCTGGCCGGTGTTCCACTTGATGACGAGGAACGCGAAGACGACCTGAAGGCTGAGGCCCCAGGCGACGGTGCGCCAGCGGATGGCGCTGCGGTTGGTAGAGAAGGCGTATGAGAGGCCAAGAAAGGTGATGAGGCCGAGAAGACCGATGAATCGGGGCAAAGGCTGCTCCTGCTATACGGATAACGCAATATGAGTGCTTGGGTTGAGTGTAACGGGTGGGAGGGGAAGGGGCCTAGGGATTTGAAGGGTTGTCGTTGCACGAACTGGGGAGTTGAGTTGGCGGCGGCCGCGTTGCATTTGAGGACAGCAACAACTTGAACGACGCTCTATGTTGGAGTGATGTTGACGTTGATCGAGACCGCTAATTTGGTTTTGGGTCGCTGGTCTGGTCGGATTTTAGATTGAGGTTGCGGGCCAGGCGGTGGAGGTACTTGGGATGAATGCCGAGGAGGCGGGCGGCTTCGGGATAGCTGCCCTTTGCGTCTCTTAGGGCGTTGAGGATCATCTCTTTTTTGGATTGGTTGAGTACGTCGTGGTAGCGGGCTCCGGCGAGCTCTTCGGACTGCTCCTCGAGTATCCCGTTGGGAAGGTCTTCAGGGAGGATCTCTTCGGTGAGGCCGAGGACGATGGCGTGCTCGATTGCGTTTTCGAGTTCGCGAACATTTCCGGGCCAGCTGTAGCCTGTCAGGAGGGAGCGGGCTTCACGTGAGATGCCTTTGAAGGGGCGCTTTGCTTTTTGCGCGTATTTTGCAGCGAAGAAGAGAGCGAGGAGAGGGATGTCTTCACGATGTTCGCGGAGCGGGGGGATCGTGACGGAGACAACGTTAAGGCGGTAGTAGAGGTCCTGACGAAATTCTCCGGACTTGATGGCTTGCTCGAGATTTTTGTTGGTCGCGGCCAAAACGCGGGCTTTGAACTGGACGGAGTTTGTTCCTCCTACGCGCTCGAACTCTTTTTGCTGGAGGACTCGGAGTAACTTGGCCTGCATGGGCGGGGCGAGTTCGCCGATCTCGTCGAGGAACAATGTTCCGTCTTCGGCTGCTTCGAGCTTTCCCTTTCTCATTCCGACTGCGCCGGTATATGCGCCCTTTTCATGACCGAAGAGTTCGCTTTCGAGGAGGGTCTCGGGGATTGCGGCGCAGTTGATGGCGATGAATGGCCGCTCCTTGCGAGGACTGACCTGATGGATCGAGCGAGCGACGACTTCTTTTCCGGTGCCGCTCTCCCCGCGGATGAGCACGGTGGAGTCGCTCTTGGAGACGCGGGAGATGAACTCCTCTACCTGGCGGATTTGCTTGCTTTCGCCTATGAGGTTGCTGGTTTGGTTTAGCTCTTGTTTCAAGCGCAAGTTTTCGGAGCGGAGAGAGTCGAGGGCGAGTATGTTTTCAAGCGTGACTGCGGCGATTCGTGAGACCGAGTCGAGAAAGTGAATGTGGTCCTCGCGAAATGGTGGAGCAGGGTGAGGTGATGTGAGATAGATGGCGCCGATGGTTCGTTCCACGGCCACAAGCGGGAGGCAGAGGATATTTCGCGCTGTGGTTGAGTCTGACGCAGTTTCGGTGAAGACAGCGGCCCTCTCCCAGATTGCGCGATGAACGAACTCGCGCTGAATCTCGATCTTCGATGCCTCGTCGGTCTTTCGGCTCCATGCGCAGATGGAAGGGTTTTCTTCTTCGAGATCGGTCAGCAGAACAACAGCACCGTCCTCGGCGGGAACGACTTCGAAGATCAAGCGGAGCAGTTCGCGTTGCAGAAGCTCCGAGTCGCGAATCGAGTTGATGATGTTGCTGATTCTGAAGAGTGCGGTCAGATCGCGCGCCATGCGCCCTACCTCGATGCCGAATGCCGGGGGCACGGGCGAGTCTTCCACTCGCAACATCGCGAGTCTGGTGTTGGAAGAGCTGTCGGTTAGGCGGATTTTGGAGGTGGGGGCATGTTCGCCTTCGTGTGTGAGGAAGACGAACTCGGCGCTGCCGATGCGAATGGTGTCGCCGTGGTCCACGGTCTTGCGGCGTATGGGGGTTCCATTGACGAAGGTACCGTTCTGGCTGTCAAGATCGATGAGTTCATGGAGTGCTTCTGTCTTTCGGATGGTGCAGTGCCTCCGCGAGACCACAGGATCGACCAGGCACAGCTGATTTGCATCGTCTCGGCCGATGGAGATCTGGCCGTCGATGAGTTGTCGAACAGTACCTGTCAGCGAACCTTTGATGGCCAGGAGCCGCGGCTGCATCGGGACCTCCCATGCGTCAAAGTGTAGCTGAATCGGTGCGAGGCGGGATATTCAGGGGCGGCTGGAACCTATCGGATACTCGCGGGTATCCATTCGGATA is drawn from Edaphobacter lichenicola and contains these coding sequences:
- a CDS encoding purine-nucleoside phosphorylase produces the protein MTDIYSKAQSAADFIHARTPLLPSIGVILGSGLGNFATHVKDATRIPYADIPNFPRSTVQGHSGHLVLGTIAGVTVAVMQGRVHAYEGYPISEVTFPTRVLGLLGCKTLIVTNAAGGIRTNLQQGSLVAISDHINLTGTNAALGPNEPRFSMVPGAGQRFFDMSTAYSLKLRTLAIEEAARQEFLLTEGVYLAVLGPSFETPAEIRAFRTLGADLVGMSTVHETIVARHMGLDVLGLSLVTNMAAGVLDQKINHEEVMETGRYAEKQFTSLLTALIPQIAIEQLVASKAKS
- a CDS encoding NupC/NupG family nucleoside CNT transporter, which produces MPRFIGLLGLITFLGLSYAFSTNRSAIRWRTVAWGLSLQVVFAFLVIKWNTGQIILHNVSAVITSLLAHSVDGSSLVFGPLGTPGNPLAVLAFAVLPTIIFVSAFFAIMYHIGLMQHIIRIVAWIMQRTMGTSGAESTNVAASIFMGQTEAPLTIRPFLAGATRSELMVIMTSGMAHVSGGIMAAYISFGINAQDLLSAVIMTAPGTILVAKMLVPETEVPATIGTVHMPPNEEHKDENFIASIARGTLDGGKLAFNVAIMLISFVALVGLFNAIMLGISNFAWAHGHIPFPHSLNAILGVVGAPIAWLIGIPWHEARTIGNLLGTRTMINEFVAFTQLGAIKSTLTPRTFSIATFALCGFANVGSIGMQIGGIGALVPNRRNDLAQLGIRAMLAGTMANLMSASIVSMLIK
- a CDS encoding lysophospholipid acyltransferase family protein encodes the protein MNFFRAVGRSVRLVGMFVVAGTELVVKRPSTREERADWLHRFCASSLRGFGIDVSVVGRFPERGAVISNHLSYLDIIVFAALHPCVFVSKAEIRSWPVVGWMTTMSGTVYVERGHGGSAVKARKGMQEVVDAGLPVVFFPEGTTSNGSGLLKFHSGLLAQVLDGGAPVTAAYVRYNFGLSNGPDVSIADDVCYWGERSMWGHVFAFLGLRGVRAEIRFAEAPIAFSSDALHRKQAAVEAWTAVAALGQVGAVKVG
- a CDS encoding PP2C family protein-serine/threonine phosphatase → MAFTKSRKSTDEYKRLIRSEENRTTTLLNVIVVLAVAAVAYTDWKVVANLSMGYLYVLPIALCALVNPLPITISLAVLCTFLEELFGPAPDIDLRIYRVILGLAGFLIVGFVVTLIARQRVRLAAEVRRQRDEYENDLVLASQVQRRVLPKPPIVPGLELAAGMQTARLLGGDYYDFFQIAPDIIDVVIADVSGKGAAASLLMPSLAVALRLRAGELSGPAAIIKDLDEVLQQITNPATFITIFYARFNTTLHTLEYACGGHNPPLLLCPSTGESLLLEEAGPIVGILPDAQYANTIIPIKPGDILALYTDGVTEQENTQGEQFSIDRLQRLLLSKAAEPAAAVITDITDSVSTFAGTMEQEDDLTIVVAKVL
- a CDS encoding sigma 54-interacting transcriptional regulator codes for the protein MQPRLLAIKGSLTGTVRQLIDGQISIGRDDANQLCLVDPVVSRRHCTIRKTEALHELIDLDSQNGTFVNGTPIRRKTVDHGDTIRIGSAEFVFLTHEGEHAPTSKIRLTDSSSNTRLAMLRVEDSPVPPAFGIEVGRMARDLTALFRISNIINSIRDSELLQRELLRLIFEVVPAEDGAVVLLTDLEEENPSICAWSRKTDEASKIEIQREFVHRAIWERAAVFTETASDSTTARNILCLPLVAVERTIGAIYLTSPHPAPPFREDHIHFLDSVSRIAAVTLENILALDSLRSENLRLKQELNQTSNLIGESKQIRQVEEFISRVSKSDSTVLIRGESGTGKEVVARSIHQVSPRKERPFIAINCAAIPETLLESELFGHEKGAYTGAVGMRKGKLEAAEDGTLFLDEIGELAPPMQAKLLRVLQQKEFERVGGTNSVQFKARVLAATNKNLEQAIKSGEFRQDLYYRLNVVSVTIPPLREHREDIPLLALFFAAKYAQKAKRPFKGISREARSLLTGYSWPGNVRELENAIEHAIVLGLTEEILPEDLPNGILEEQSEELAGARYHDVLNQSKKEMILNALRDAKGSYPEAARLLGIHPKYLHRLARNLNLKSDQTSDPKPN
- a CDS encoding thioredoxin domain-containing protein; the protein is MVNASVSSTDDVARAFASIHTESGASLLELVEASPVLLIFLRHFGCSFCRQAISDVSDLREELARRGVRPVFVHLGTPERAKPFFDYYGIGDVERVSDPEARIYRDPVFLLPRIHPALTLLQPAVWIGWLKGAIFKHGIGAIKEDGEQMQGLFFLKGPKIVRQFRYRTIADEPDYLKLIG
- a CDS encoding GNAT family N-acetyltransferase, with the protein product MLTVTESPIVLLPNRAVSPELPSKKDIRLEAGNYVVRLALSVGERAAAFRLRFLVFNLEMNEGLESAYVDGYDKDHFDDVCDHMIVQEQSTGAIVGTYRMQMGDVAGQYFGYYSEQEFCFAPYEAMRGQIVELGRACISREHRSSEVLHLLWRGIARYALVNGGRYMMGCCSLTSQDADMGHAVYESLQSCMVERSLLTVATPEFALPAAKTKTPDVRAPKLLRAYLTIGAKICSEPAIDRSFKTIDFLTLLDLQTLHPRVAKRFLEGC
- a CDS encoding YybH family protein: MVTRILLAATLCLMPAFAAAQPDTGSERDIAAIHHLIEQYAKAVDTVDLNLLSQIWSHSPEVSFIYPLGEEHGFDAIEQHVFQNVMGGMFSARNLETRGVEIHINGNAGWSEFHWTFHATMRKDGLAITTHGVETQVYRKESGNWRLVHVHYSEEHSAP
- a CDS encoding lysophospholipid acyltransferase family protein, with the translated sequence MRDAEVRAARSVRSLLRSLWRGALFVTLLLAAAVDCMFRRPKVEAEGAVWIHGWCRRIVRALGFECGVEGVMPTGGAVVSNHLSYLDILLYSSVQPFVMVAKTEVRGWPLLGWLTAQAGTVYVERGGGPKTYPAVNAAMAEAYRSGLPVLFFPEGTTTDGVGVLAFRRGLFHSVLHDGIALRTTALRYTLDSHGVNGDATVGEDVCWWGDMEFASHMFRLLGLRGLRAQIRFGEEIVERADRFVLSAGAQAVVAEMYEELGGGVGARLRWEHDAELVEAL
- the udk gene encoding uridine kinase gives rise to the protein MTEPIPPSTPEQLTLPRRPFILGIAGCSGSGKTTLAKELTSQFNATLLPLDFYYCDLGHLPPEDRPFQNFDHPDSIEHALLAEHIRALANRESINRPIYDFANHTRVTNQTELIAPTEFLIVEGILALHYEALRSLYDFSIYVNAPNQICLNRRIYRDMRERGRTEASVRAQFDATAKPMADLYVLPSAAHASITVEGTDALDWSVEQVLQRLHQLGVVLPPQSRPNPSA
- a CDS encoding DUF2062 domain-containing protein, producing the protein MQPSESNLSVPAPTTHPIHHNWLYRRVALPVLALLRMGASPEKLAWSIAAGLLIGINPILGSTTILCLAVAFILRLNVAASQLGNHIVYPLELILVIPLIRIASRIFHTAPMPLSANELLHAAREHPIALSRQLWLWEWHAFLLWAILAAVAIPIFALALTPFFRRLLKRVERHQYPILP